The Candidatus Melainabacteria bacterium genome includes a window with the following:
- a CDS encoding nicotinate phosphoribosyltransferase, whose amino-acid sequence MESDYLQPIYLIDFYKVGHIDQYPAGITQIWSNWTPRTTRIKDQRTVVHFGLQYFIKKILIEAFEEEFFKQSLDEVIKHYSAVMQATLGLQKPRTDHIAALHKLQYLPLDIYSIPEGNSTPLNSPSVVLTNTHPDFFWLPNYFETMLSAYLWKPSTSATTAQRFRALFEKYARESGETDFSFIDWQGHDFSMRGMSGIEDAILSGMGHLTCFSGTDSLPAILAANQYYDAGLSCGGSVPATEHSVMCAGGQDGEFETFRRLIEDIYPTGIVSIVSDTWDLWQVLTDYIPRLKQTILARNGKVVIRPDSGVPDLIICGNETAEGPARKGVIQLLAEALGTKPNTTSGGTALPLINNGGAIYGDAISYERADKILSGIVAKGLSPYNMVFGIGSYTYEYVTRDTYGFAMKATATRQNGQIIPIFKKPVTDTGGKFSHKGIPVVTGESGKYVVSEQSLPEDLDRCAFEKVFSDGKLLVDNSFSTIRSRVRADL is encoded by the coding sequence ATGGAGTCTGATTACTTGCAACCCATTTACTTGATTGACTTCTACAAAGTTGGTCATATCGACCAATATCCTGCGGGCATCACCCAAATTTGGTCCAACTGGACACCTCGCACCACTCGAATCAAAGATCAGCGTACTGTCGTGCATTTTGGGCTGCAGTATTTCATCAAGAAAATATTGATCGAAGCCTTTGAAGAGGAATTTTTCAAACAGAGTTTAGACGAGGTGATTAAGCATTACAGTGCTGTGATGCAAGCCACGCTGGGATTGCAAAAGCCCCGCACAGACCATATCGCAGCTCTCCACAAGCTGCAATATCTACCTCTCGATATCTATTCCATCCCGGAAGGAAACTCTACGCCGCTCAACAGTCCGTCGGTGGTGCTAACAAACACCCATCCGGACTTTTTCTGGTTACCAAACTATTTTGAGACGATGTTATCGGCTTATCTATGGAAGCCATCAACTTCTGCGACAACCGCACAAAGATTTCGCGCACTGTTTGAGAAGTATGCACGAGAGTCTGGAGAAACGGATTTCTCCTTTATAGACTGGCAGGGACATGATTTCTCAATGCGCGGTATGAGCGGCATAGAGGATGCCATACTCTCAGGCATGGGACATTTAACCTGCTTCTCAGGTACAGATTCATTGCCCGCCATCCTCGCCGCCAACCAATATTACGACGCAGGATTGAGCTGCGGCGGATCGGTGCCGGCAACCGAGCACTCAGTGATGTGCGCCGGTGGTCAGGATGGTGAATTTGAGACATTCCGTCGATTAATTGAAGACATCTATCCGACTGGCATCGTTTCCATCGTCTCCGACACCTGGGATTTATGGCAAGTACTCACCGACTACATTCCGCGCCTCAAACAAACTATCCTGGCAAGAAACGGTAAAGTCGTGATTAGACCTGATAGTGGTGTTCCTGACTTGATCATTTGCGGCAACGAAACAGCCGAAGGACCTGCGCGCAAGGGAGTAATCCAGCTTCTCGCTGAAGCTCTGGGAACAAAACCTAATACTACCTCTGGTGGCACAGCGTTACCACTAATCAACAATGGTGGCGCCATCTACGGTGACGCAATCTCCTACGAAAGAGCAGACAAGATTCTCAGTGGCATAGTGGCAAAAGGTCTGAGTCCATACAACATGGTCTTCGGCATCGGTTCCTATACCTACGAATATGTGACACGCGACACATACGGATTTGCCATGAAGGCGACTGCAACACGACAGAACGGACAGATTATCCCAATCTTCAAAAAGCCTGTGACGGACACCGGTGGCAAATTCTCGCACAAAGGCATTCCCGTCGTAACAGGAGAATCCGGGAAATATGTTGTCAGCGAACAGTCATTGCCGGAAGATCTAGATCGATGTGCATTTGAAAAGGTCTTCAGCGATGGGAAGCTGCTGGTCGACAATTCCTTCTCTACAATCAGGAGTCGCGTTCGTGCAGATTTATAG
- a CDS encoding serine/threonine protein kinase encodes MVELVVRSKCNSSLRQITDIVLNVTFPIWGVVAPLFGVGLLISAISSAQTNHPSKAVEYLAFCAVCLCVAVGSVLLKRALSKDFMIIDKEGIRLPKLLGRSLILNSYVPWANVQRIEAIANSNDPAKSFITLRRTKGAPIRLATNDIGPEFVEQLLLASQMWVPQLCDESLNQLQSTMRIGMKNEDQTYTELWEEELGRRFCPTSYIPLEIGKVLRNSTIKVMSHLASGGLSAIYLCQLDGKKLVVLKEATIPESGPENIKDKAREMFEREAQLLMKLNNPNIVHVLDCFTEAGRNYLMLDYVNGVDLRQMIKQNGPQSEANVLDWAIQIATALKYLHEREQPIIHRDLTPDNLVLRNDGQVIIVDFGAANEFIGNATGTFVGKHSFIAPEQFRGKATTHSDIYAFGCTMFFLLTGQEPEALSPSIPKEHNATISDELSELVESCTQLETNERYQSIAQLLPVLRRLAAQTMVV; translated from the coding sequence ATGGTTGAACTCGTAGTCAGATCTAAATGTAATAGCTCATTACGACAAATAACAGACATCGTGCTGAATGTCACTTTTCCGATATGGGGTGTTGTTGCTCCACTTTTTGGAGTTGGTCTGCTTATCAGCGCAATCTCCAGTGCGCAAACCAACCATCCATCCAAAGCAGTTGAATATCTTGCCTTCTGCGCAGTTTGCCTTTGCGTAGCGGTCGGATCAGTGTTGCTTAAACGCGCATTGTCCAAAGATTTTATGATTATTGACAAAGAAGGCATACGCCTGCCTAAATTGCTGGGGCGCAGTCTGATTCTGAACTCATACGTGCCCTGGGCAAACGTTCAACGTATTGAAGCAATTGCCAATTCGAACGATCCCGCCAAATCGTTCATAACTCTGAGACGCACAAAAGGAGCACCGATCCGACTGGCGACAAATGATATCGGACCCGAATTTGTTGAACAGCTCTTGCTAGCCTCTCAGATGTGGGTGCCGCAACTCTGTGATGAAAGCCTTAATCAGTTACAGAGCACCATGCGCATCGGCATGAAAAACGAAGATCAGACTTACACTGAGTTGTGGGAAGAAGAGTTGGGTCGCCGATTCTGCCCCACCTCATACATTCCGCTTGAGATAGGAAAGGTTTTACGCAACAGCACGATTAAAGTCATGAGCCATCTAGCATCGGGTGGTCTATCCGCTATCTATCTGTGCCAACTCGATGGAAAGAAACTTGTAGTTCTCAAGGAAGCCACGATACCGGAAAGTGGACCGGAAAATATCAAAGACAAGGCGCGCGAGATGTTTGAGCGCGAAGCACAGTTGCTAATGAAATTGAACAATCCGAATATCGTGCACGTTCTCGATTGCTTTACTGAAGCCGGTCGCAACTATCTGATGCTGGATTATGTAAATGGAGTTGACCTGCGTCAGATGATCAAACAGAACGGTCCTCAGAGCGAAGCTAATGTCCTCGACTGGGCGATTCAGATTGCCACAGCACTCAAATACTTACACGAGCGCGAACAGCCTATCATCCATCGAGATCTGACACCGGACAACCTGGTGCTAAGAAATGATGGACAGGTAATTATCGTTGACTTCGGTGCCGCAAACGAATTTATCGGTAATGCCACTGGCACATTTGTCGGCAAGCATTCGTTCATTGCACCAGAGCAGTTCCGTGGCAAAGCCACCACACATAGTGACATCTATGCTTTTGGCTGTACCATGTTTTTCTTGCTGACCGGACAGGAGCCTGAGGCACTTTCGCCTTCCATTCCCAAAGAACATAACGCGACGATTTCAGATGAACTGTCTGAACTCGTCGAGTCTTGCACGCAGCTTGAGACGAACGAACGTTACCAATCGATCGCCCAGCTGCTGCCCGTGCTTCGCAGACTGGCCGCCCAGACCATGGTAGTGTAG